A DNA window from Thermococcus sp. 4557 contains the following coding sequences:
- the otg gene encoding methylated-DNA--protein-cysteine methyltransferase, whose protein sequence is MLSVEKFRIANRDVWIAVLFEGGVQGITFALDGEQFERNLDRLTGFLRKRGVDVSIERERSDYPALVRDVIIGRVSNSEILPELSFEGVTAFERRVYEWLTKNVKRGSVITYGGLARAIGTSPRAIGGAMRRNPYPIVVPCHRVVAHDGIGYYTPRLDEKVFLLEIEGVEGWTSSKRT, encoded by the coding sequence ATGCTGAGCGTTGAGAAGTTTCGGATAGCAAACAGAGACGTCTGGATAGCCGTGCTTTTTGAGGGCGGGGTTCAGGGAATAACCTTCGCGCTGGACGGGGAGCAGTTCGAGAGGAACCTCGACCGCCTCACGGGCTTTCTAAGGAAACGGGGTGTGGACGTCAGTATCGAACGCGAAAGGTCGGACTACCCGGCCCTCGTCAGGGACGTCATCATCGGCAGGGTGAGCAACTCCGAAATTCTGCCGGAGCTCTCCTTTGAGGGCGTAACGGCCTTTGAAAGGAGGGTTTACGAGTGGCTCACGAAAAACGTTAAAAGAGGGAGTGTTATAACGTATGGTGGCCTTGCCAGGGCCATTGGCACGTCACCGCGGGCCATAGGCGGGGCGATGAGGAGGAACCCCTATCCCATCGTTGTTCCCTGTCATCGCGTCGTTGCCCACGACGGCATCGGCTACTACACTCCGCGACTGGACGAAAAGGTCTTCCTGCTCGAAATCGAGGGGGTGGAAGGATGGACAAGCTCAAAGCGTACCTGA
- a CDS encoding 2-dehydropantoate 2-reductase gives MKIYVLGAGSIGSLFGALLSRAGNEVTLIGRENQVRAINENGLHVSGVEEFTVHPRASLTAPDEPPDLLILATKSYSTKTALECAGGCIGPDTWILSVQNGLGNEELALKVTGKVIGGVTTNGAMLVEWGHVRWTGRGLTVIGMYPTGTDPFVERVAEVFRTAGLETSVTEHVIGWKWAKAIVNSVINGLGTVLGVKNGVLKDDPYLEAVSVDLAREGCLVAQKLGVEFEIHPLELLWDTIERTRENYNSTLQDIRRGKRTEVDYIHGKIVEYAHSVGLEAPRNELLWALIKARENLNKPNGEV, from the coding sequence ATGAAGATTTACGTGCTCGGGGCCGGAAGCATAGGCTCGCTTTTTGGCGCGCTCCTCTCGAGGGCGGGGAACGAGGTCACCCTGATAGGAAGGGAAAACCAAGTGAGGGCGATAAACGAGAACGGTCTGCACGTCTCGGGGGTTGAGGAGTTCACGGTTCATCCCCGGGCCAGCCTCACCGCCCCGGATGAGCCGCCGGACCTGCTGATTCTGGCCACGAAGTCGTACTCTACGAAGACCGCCCTGGAGTGTGCCGGGGGATGCATAGGGCCGGATACGTGGATACTCAGCGTGCAGAACGGCCTCGGCAACGAGGAGCTGGCCCTTAAGGTGACCGGAAAGGTCATCGGCGGGGTGACCACGAACGGTGCCATGCTCGTTGAGTGGGGCCACGTGCGCTGGACCGGGCGCGGACTCACGGTTATCGGGATGTATCCGACGGGTACAGACCCCTTCGTGGAAAGGGTGGCCGAAGTTTTCAGAACTGCTGGCCTTGAAACGTCCGTTACGGAGCACGTTATCGGCTGGAAGTGGGCGAAGGCCATAGTCAACTCCGTCATCAACGGTCTTGGAACCGTTCTTGGAGTGAAAAACGGTGTGCTGAAGGACGACCCCTATCTCGAAGCGGTGTCCGTGGACCTGGCGCGCGAGGGCTGCCTCGTGGCCCAGAAGCTGGGTGTGGAGTTCGAAATACACCCCCTTGAGCTCCTCTGGGATACGATAGAGCGAACGCGGGAGAACTACAACTCAACGCTCCAGGATATACGGCGCGGTAAGCGGACCGAGGTGGACTACATCCACGGAAAGATAGTGGAGTACGCCCACTCGGTGGGCCTGGAGGCGCCCAGAAACGAGCTTTTGTGGGCCCTGATCAAGGCCAGGGAAAATCTAAATAAACCGAATGGTGAAGTATAG
- a CDS encoding TIGR00153 family protein, with protein sequence MPIFGGKESSVFEAIDEHLEVVSESLVAFRELVDAYLDGDFERARAFEREVDQLESKADTLRRGIETMLYEGAFLPANRGDYVRLSELIDQVADAAESAAHTLILAKPKVPKELRAEILRLVESAVETYGVLVQAVNAMNSDVDRAIELAKAVEDAEEMADEVEYDVKGKVFESETITTYAKLVWNQILTKIGDIADRAEDASDQVMLMAIKRRG encoded by the coding sequence ATGCCCATATTCGGGGGTAAGGAGAGCAGCGTTTTTGAGGCCATAGACGAGCACCTTGAGGTCGTCAGCGAGTCTCTTGTCGCCTTCAGGGAGCTGGTTGATGCCTACCTCGATGGAGATTTTGAGAGGGCAAGGGCCTTTGAGAGGGAGGTTGACCAGCTGGAGAGCAAGGCCGACACCCTCAGGAGGGGCATAGAGACGATGCTCTACGAGGGGGCCTTCCTGCCTGCCAACAGGGGAGATTACGTGAGGCTGAGCGAGCTCATTGACCAGGTCGCCGATGCCGCGGAGAGCGCGGCCCACACCCTCATACTGGCCAAGCCGAAGGTTCCGAAGGAGCTGAGGGCCGAGATCCTGAGGCTCGTGGAGTCCGCCGTTGAGACCTACGGGGTTCTCGTTCAGGCGGTGAACGCCATGAACTCGGACGTTGACAGGGCGATAGAGCTTGCCAAGGCCGTGGAGGATGCCGAGGAGATGGCCGATGAGGTCGAGTACGACGTCAAGGGCAAGGTTTTTGAGAGCGAGACCATTACAACCTACGCAAAACTCGTCTGGAACCAGATACTGACGAAGATAGGCGACATAGCAGACAGGGCGGAGGATGCATCCGATCAGGTCATGCTCATGGCGATAAAGAGAAGGGGATGA
- a CDS encoding hydroxyacid dehydrogenase, whose translation MKVLVAAPLHEKAIDVLKNAGFEIVYEEYPDEARLLELVGDVEAIIVRSKPKVTRKVIEAAPKLKVIGRAGVGLDNIDLEAAKERGIKVVNSPGASSRSVAELAVALTFNVARKVAFADRKMREGTWAKKQAMGIELEGKTLGVVGFGRIGYEVARIAHALGMKVLLYDPYPNEERAKEVGGTFVSLEDLLRESDVVTLHVPLIEQTYHLINEERLKLMKPTAILINAARGAVVDTNALVRALKEGWIAGAGLDVFEEEPLPADHPLTKLDNVVLTPHIGASTVEAQMRAGVQVAEQIVEALKG comes from the coding sequence GTGAAGGTTTTGGTTGCGGCGCCGCTGCACGAGAAGGCAATCGACGTTTTGAAGAACGCCGGTTTTGAGATTGTTTACGAGGAGTATCCCGATGAGGCCCGCCTTCTGGAGCTCGTCGGGGACGTTGAGGCTATAATAGTCAGGAGCAAGCCGAAGGTGACCCGGAAGGTCATCGAGGCCGCCCCGAAGCTCAAGGTCATCGGAAGGGCCGGCGTCGGTCTGGACAACATCGACCTTGAGGCCGCCAAGGAGCGCGGAATAAAGGTCGTGAACAGCCCGGGCGCCTCGAGCAGAAGCGTTGCCGAGCTCGCCGTTGCGCTCACCTTCAACGTGGCCAGGAAGGTCGCCTTCGCCGACAGGAAGATGCGCGAGGGAACCTGGGCCAAGAAGCAGGCCATGGGAATCGAGCTTGAAGGCAAGACCCTTGGAGTCGTCGGCTTCGGAAGGATAGGCTACGAGGTCGCCAGGATAGCCCACGCCCTCGGCATGAAAGTCCTGCTCTACGACCCCTACCCGAACGAGGAGAGGGCTAAAGAAGTCGGTGGAACCTTCGTCTCCCTTGAGGACCTCCTCAGGGAGAGCGACGTCGTCACGCTCCACGTTCCGTTAATAGAGCAAACCTACCACCTCATAAACGAGGAGCGCCTTAAGCTCATGAAGCCGACGGCGATACTCATAAACGCGGCCAGGGGAGCGGTTGTCGACACAAACGCCCTCGTCAGGGCACTCAAAGAAGGCTGGATTGCCGGTGCCGGCCTGGACGTCTTCGAGGAGGAGCCGCTCCCGGCCGACCACCCGCTCACCAAGCTCGACAACGTTGTCCTGACCCCGCACATCGGCGCCTCCACCGTCGAGGCCCAGATGCGCGCTGGAGTCCAGGTTGCGGAGCAGATAGTAGAGGCTCTGAAGGGCTGA
- a CDS encoding fumarate hydratase has translation MLVDAIVEAIRLAVTRIPDDVVLALRKAYGFEKSEIARFNLENILKAVEIGRDGSIPVCQDTGTLTFFVRAGVESPYLRGLEGAIVEAARKATREVPLRPNAVDVLNGKNSGDNTGRFVPVVHWELAEGSEIEMAVLPKGGGSENCSALAMLTPGEGWEGVRRFVLERVRECGGKPCPPVILGIGVGGGADLSLSLARRALLRRVGERNPDGRIAEIEAELLEEVNSLGIGPMGMGGKTTALDVKIETAHRHPASFPVGLVVQCWANRRAFLRIKPDGRAEIWQ, from the coding sequence TTGCTTGTCGATGCCATCGTCGAGGCGATAAGACTGGCCGTTACGAGGATTCCTGATGACGTTGTTTTAGCTCTCAGAAAAGCCTACGGGTTTGAGAAGAGCGAGATAGCGCGCTTCAACCTCGAAAACATCCTGAAGGCGGTGGAAATCGGGAGGGATGGCTCAATCCCCGTCTGTCAGGACACGGGAACGCTCACGTTCTTCGTGAGGGCAGGTGTTGAGAGTCCTTACCTTCGCGGGCTGGAGGGGGCGATAGTCGAGGCGGCGAGGAAGGCGACGCGGGAGGTTCCGCTCAGGCCCAACGCCGTCGATGTTCTGAACGGGAAGAACTCCGGGGACAACACCGGTCGGTTTGTCCCGGTGGTCCACTGGGAGCTCGCTGAGGGGAGCGAAATCGAGATGGCAGTTCTCCCCAAGGGGGGCGGCAGCGAGAACTGCTCCGCCCTCGCCATGCTGACCCCTGGCGAGGGATGGGAAGGGGTGAGGCGCTTCGTCCTCGAACGGGTCAGGGAGTGCGGCGGCAAGCCGTGTCCGCCGGTGATACTGGGGATAGGTGTGGGCGGGGGCGCGGACCTCTCGCTGAGTCTGGCCAGGAGGGCCCTGCTCAGGAGGGTTGGGGAGAGGAATCCCGACGGTAGAATAGCGGAAATCGAGGCTGAGCTCCTGGAGGAGGTCAACTCCCTCGGGATAGGCCCCATGGGCATGGGGGGCAAAACCACCGCGCTGGACGTTAAAATCGAAACAGCGCACAGGCACCCCGCGAGCTTTCCTGTCGGTTTGGTGGTCCAGTGCTGGGCCAACAGGAGGGCTTTCCTCAGGATAAAGCCGGACGGGAGGGCTGAGATTTGGCAGTGA
- a CDS encoding FumA C-terminus/TtdB family hydratase beta subunit, which produces MAVRLRTPLGEEDILTLRAGDVVHLSGTVYTARDSAHRKILELAGKGELPLDLEGAVIYHCGPVVRKGCGGYEVVSAGPTTSARMNRYLEGILPLGVRGIIGKGGMNPAPFKGRAVYFAFTGGAGSLAAKSIKKVREVLWLDELGTPEAVWVLEVEDFPLLVAIDANGSSLYGR; this is translated from the coding sequence TTGGCAGTGAGGCTGAGAACTCCCCTGGGTGAAGAGGACATCCTGACTCTCAGGGCCGGCGACGTGGTTCACCTCTCCGGGACGGTTTACACGGCCAGGGATTCGGCACACAGGAAAATCCTTGAGCTGGCTGGGAAAGGGGAGCTTCCCCTCGACCTTGAGGGTGCTGTGATATACCACTGCGGGCCCGTGGTGAGGAAAGGCTGTGGGGGCTATGAGGTCGTCTCTGCCGGCCCCACGACCAGCGCGAGGATGAACCGCTACCTGGAGGGGATTCTCCCCCTCGGCGTCAGAGGGATAATCGGAAAGGGAGGAATGAATCCGGCGCCCTTTAAAGGCCGCGCCGTTTACTTCGCCTTCACAGGTGGGGCTGGCTCCCTCGCGGCGAAGAGCATAAAGAAAGTCAGGGAGGTGCTCTGGCTCGACGAGCTTGGCACGCCGGAGGCGGTGTGGGTTCTCGAAGTCGAGGATTTCCCGCTGCTGGTGGCGATAGACGCTAACGGTAGCTCCCTCTACGGTCGTTGA
- a CDS encoding NADP-dependent malic enzyme — protein sequence MDPLTFHRNNFIGNGKVEVIPKVPLTGESLSLAYTPGVAEVSLRIRENPEDAFEYTNRGNTIAVVSDGTRVLGLGDIGPLGALPVMEGKALLFKAFGGVDAFPLVLAEKDPERFIEVVKAVSPSFGGINLEDISSPKCFYVLERLREELEIPVFHDDQQGTASVVLAALINSLKVVGKKPGEITVALFGAGAAGFATLKLITKAGIPAGNVRVVELVNGEPRILTPDLPLEELFPYRGGLLERTNAEGIEGGPAEALKGADVLISFTRPGPGVIKPEWIERMADDAIVFPLANPTPEILPEEAKKAGARIVATGRSDYPNQVNNLLGFPAIFRGALDVRARTITDGMVIAAAMAMAETIEPNEEEIIPSPFHPDVHPRVARAVAEEAMRENIAGIRVRGEEVEERLRRWREFYEREIAPLNDRRGSYR from the coding sequence ATGGACCCCCTAACGTTTCACAGGAACAACTTCATAGGGAACGGAAAGGTAGAGGTGATACCCAAGGTTCCCCTCACGGGGGAGAGCCTCAGCCTCGCTTACACACCGGGTGTGGCGGAGGTCTCGCTAAGGATACGGGAAAATCCCGAGGACGCCTTTGAATACACCAACCGGGGAAACACGATAGCAGTCGTGAGCGATGGGACGCGTGTCCTTGGCCTTGGAGACATAGGGCCCCTCGGGGCGCTCCCCGTCATGGAGGGTAAGGCTTTGCTCTTCAAGGCCTTCGGGGGAGTTGATGCCTTTCCGCTTGTTTTAGCAGAAAAAGACCCCGAGCGCTTCATAGAAGTCGTTAAGGCAGTCTCGCCCTCCTTCGGGGGAATCAACCTCGAGGACATCTCCTCCCCGAAATGCTTCTACGTCCTTGAGAGGCTGAGGGAAGAGCTCGAAATCCCCGTCTTCCACGACGACCAGCAGGGAACCGCGAGCGTCGTCCTAGCGGCGCTCATAAATTCGCTGAAGGTGGTCGGAAAGAAGCCCGGCGAAATCACGGTCGCGCTCTTCGGGGCTGGGGCAGCGGGTTTCGCCACCCTCAAACTGATCACGAAGGCAGGAATACCAGCAGGAAACGTCCGCGTTGTCGAGCTTGTGAACGGGGAGCCGAGGATTCTGACACCGGACCTTCCGCTTGAGGAGCTCTTCCCCTACCGCGGCGGGCTTCTTGAAAGGACCAACGCCGAGGGAATTGAGGGCGGCCCGGCGGAGGCGCTGAAGGGTGCGGACGTTCTCATCTCCTTCACGAGGCCCGGACCGGGCGTCATAAAGCCGGAGTGGATTGAGAGGATGGCCGACGACGCGATAGTATTCCCGCTCGCCAATCCAACGCCCGAGATACTCCCCGAGGAGGCCAAAAAGGCAGGTGCAAGGATAGTGGCCACCGGCAGGAGCGACTACCCGAACCAGGTGAACAACCTCCTGGGCTTTCCGGCGATTTTCAGGGGAGCCCTTGACGTGAGGGCCAGAACCATAACGGACGGGATGGTCATCGCGGCCGCAATGGCCATGGCGGAAACCATCGAACCGAACGAGGAAGAGATAATCCCCTCCCCGTTCCACCCCGACGTCCACCCGAGGGTCGCGAGGGCGGTTGCCGAGGAAGCGATGCGCGAAAACATTGCAGGGATACGCGTGCGCGGGGAAGAGGTGGAGGAGAGGCTGAGGCGCTGGAGGGAGTTCTACGAGCGGGAGATAGCGCCCCTCAACGACCGTAGAGGGAGCTACCGTTAG
- a CDS encoding M20 family metallopeptidase, which yields MEFDLLKELVSISSPFGKEEEISRFIASFLEEHGFDVELLPVEGFGSDVIAYLPGRSYTVVLNGHMDTVNLSSGWTKNPKGELEGDRFYGLGSADMKAGLAALLSAFVEIAELPRKERPTVIFTAVVDEEGYSRGAWELIRSGKLDKADVVLVAEPTNERLMLGARGRFVVRVEVFGKKAHAARPHEGLNAIEELGRFVGSLWKIRFRNHRKLGVGSYCTLRIEGSADGLSVPDYARAIIDRHIVVGEDWERVSSELLNLAERIKLKGDIRVSKFERPTPDMLPYVVRENDRFVNIFKSAHRTVLGGEPEIIYGRSVGDFNYFGTYLNKPTLVYGPVGGNWHRSDEWVSVESLRRVKRVYVEFLKALV from the coding sequence ATGGAATTTGACCTCCTGAAGGAGCTGGTGTCCATCAGCTCCCCGTTTGGGAAAGAGGAGGAAATCTCCCGGTTCATCGCTTCGTTTCTCGAGGAGCACGGCTTTGACGTGGAGCTCCTTCCCGTTGAGGGCTTTGGGAGTGACGTGATAGCTTACCTTCCCGGGAGGAGCTACACCGTCGTTCTGAACGGCCACATGGACACCGTCAACCTGTCATCCGGCTGGACAAAGAACCCCAAGGGCGAGCTGGAGGGCGACCGCTTCTACGGCCTGGGAAGTGCGGACATGAAGGCGGGCCTCGCGGCGCTCCTGTCTGCGTTCGTTGAGATCGCGGAGCTTCCCCGAAAGGAGCGGCCCACCGTGATCTTCACCGCGGTCGTCGATGAGGAGGGCTACTCCAGGGGTGCCTGGGAGCTGATACGAAGCGGGAAGCTGGACAAGGCCGACGTTGTTCTCGTCGCTGAACCGACGAACGAGCGGCTCATGCTCGGTGCTAGGGGGCGCTTCGTTGTTCGGGTGGAGGTCTTTGGGAAGAAGGCCCATGCGGCGAGGCCGCACGAGGGGCTCAACGCCATAGAGGAGCTGGGGAGGTTCGTCGGCTCACTCTGGAAGATACGCTTCAGGAACCACAGAAAGCTTGGGGTGGGCTCTTACTGCACCCTCCGCATTGAAGGCTCCGCCGACGGCCTGAGCGTCCCGGACTACGCCCGGGCGATAATAGACAGGCACATAGTCGTCGGCGAGGACTGGGAGAGGGTCAGCTCCGAGCTTCTAAACCTTGCTGAGAGGATAAAGCTGAAGGGGGACATCAGGGTCTCGAAGTTTGAGAGGCCGACGCCCGATATGCTTCCCTACGTCGTCAGGGAGAACGACCGCTTTGTGAACATCTTCAAGTCCGCCCACAGAACCGTCCTTGGCGGGGAGCCGGAGATAATCTACGGCCGGAGCGTGGGGGACTTCAACTACTTTGGAACATACCTCAACAAGCCGACGCTGGTTTACGGGCCGGTCGGCGGCAACTGGCACAGGAGCGACGAGTGGGTGAGCGTTGAATCCCTGAGGAGGGTGAAGCGCGTCTACGTTGAATTCCTGAAGGCGCTGGTTTAA
- a CDS encoding S16 family serine protease, giving the protein MKRTVTVILIVLLILPFAGFAAAQCPEEGHTVVLKAPAVSKTSNGELIGVATDFVITVAPGTGHVYVETWPLAEVDMQASARLAAQIAGKVLGVDMNKYDVFIQIKADSPIIGGPSAGGTMTVGIIAAIEGWNVNPKVMMTGMINPDGTIGPVGGILEKASAAHDVGATVFLIPEGQRVQYVQETQKREIGGLVEINTQTKKVDVVDYAKERWGLTVIEIKDIYDAVYYFTGRRIPRPETPSYVSVDTSFLKDDALSDYDNTTAYYRETLQKLKDSDVGYATYTTLMEALNQASAVLSQSKEAIDDGMYYTALSKDFQARIIIRHVDWYLDVKSQDDVQRLLKTTGNQINASESTVSGTTIKGITMLQAVAAAEERVEEAKGLLEEAWKYYYSGDYWDAVGDAAYAYERAKTAEFWAHLGERFAGNDEISREVVKATARDYIDESSLIVTYIESMYGTVGGDLSGSIQQAEQYYEDGKYSAALFTAMEARVRAQVFLDTLGIDNRSVLMDKMKAMKDDAKTAIGVAQSQGVTPVLAMAYYEFAESYEKSAEENGSIDDMQTAMIFYQYARETAGLFLSAPSQQTPMPQDNSTDVPQIIIPTGTSAPANGSPSDRSEGTSGGLPAAALAAAAVGAFLVGALVGRKL; this is encoded by the coding sequence ATGAAGCGAACAGTAACCGTAATTCTCATAGTCCTGCTGATTCTGCCGTTCGCAGGATTTGCAGCGGCCCAGTGTCCAGAAGAGGGACACACGGTTGTTCTGAAGGCACCGGCGGTCTCAAAGACTTCCAACGGAGAGCTCATTGGAGTGGCCACGGACTTCGTGATAACAGTCGCGCCTGGAACGGGACACGTCTACGTGGAAACCTGGCCCCTGGCGGAGGTAGATATGCAGGCCAGCGCAAGGCTTGCCGCCCAGATAGCGGGCAAGGTTCTCGGCGTGGATATGAACAAGTACGACGTCTTCATTCAGATAAAAGCCGATTCTCCAATCATCGGCGGCCCATCGGCCGGCGGAACCATGACCGTCGGAATAATCGCGGCCATCGAGGGATGGAATGTTAATCCAAAGGTCATGATGACGGGAATGATAAACCCGGACGGCACCATCGGACCGGTCGGCGGGATACTGGAGAAGGCGTCCGCCGCCCACGACGTCGGGGCCACCGTGTTCCTCATCCCAGAGGGACAGCGGGTTCAGTACGTACAGGAAACCCAGAAGAGGGAGATAGGAGGCCTAGTGGAGATAAACACCCAGACGAAGAAGGTGGACGTGGTGGATTACGCAAAAGAGCGCTGGGGTCTGACTGTTATCGAGATAAAGGACATATACGACGCCGTTTACTACTTCACAGGGCGCAGGATACCGAGGCCCGAGACCCCCTCCTACGTCAGCGTCGATACGTCATTCCTCAAAGACGACGCGCTGAGCGACTACGACAACACCACCGCATACTACAGGGAAACCCTCCAGAAGCTCAAGGACAGCGACGTGGGCTACGCGACGTACACCACGCTGATGGAGGCCCTGAACCAGGCCAGCGCGGTTCTCAGTCAGTCCAAGGAAGCGATCGACGATGGCATGTACTACACCGCACTCAGCAAGGACTTCCAGGCAAGGATAATAATACGGCACGTTGACTGGTACCTGGACGTGAAATCCCAGGACGACGTTCAGAGGCTCCTCAAGACCACAGGCAACCAGATAAACGCGTCTGAAAGCACAGTCTCCGGAACAACCATAAAGGGCATCACGATGCTCCAGGCCGTGGCGGCCGCGGAGGAGAGGGTGGAAGAGGCCAAGGGACTGCTTGAGGAAGCGTGGAAGTACTACTACAGCGGGGACTACTGGGACGCCGTGGGGGATGCGGCATACGCCTACGAGAGGGCCAAAACCGCGGAGTTCTGGGCGCACCTCGGGGAGAGGTTCGCCGGAAACGACGAGATAAGCAGGGAGGTCGTCAAGGCCACGGCGAGGGACTACATAGACGAGTCCAGCCTCATCGTTACCTACATCGAGTCCATGTACGGCACCGTTGGGGGCGACCTCAGCGGGAGCATTCAGCAGGCGGAACAGTACTACGAGGACGGCAAGTACTCGGCGGCGCTGTTCACGGCGATGGAGGCGCGCGTGAGGGCGCAGGTCTTCCTCGACACGCTGGGTATAGACAACAGGAGCGTGCTGATGGACAAAATGAAGGCCATGAAGGACGACGCTAAGACGGCCATCGGGGTGGCCCAGAGCCAGGGTGTCACGCCCGTCCTCGCGATGGCCTACTACGAGTTCGCGGAGAGCTACGAGAAGAGCGCCGAGGAGAACGGAAGCATCGACGACATGCAGACCGCGATGATATTCTACCAGTACGCCAGGGAAACCGCCGGCCTCTTCCTCAGCGCGCCATCCCAGCAGACTCCAATGCCCCAGGACAACTCGACCGATGTGCCGCAGATAATCATACCCACAGGCACGTCCGCTCCGGCGAATGGCTCCCCCAGTGACCGCTCGGAGGGGACGTCCGGGGGACTCCCTGCCGCGGCCCTGGCGGCAGCGGCGGTGGGGGCGTTCCTGGTCGGTGCCCTGGTTGGAAGAAAGCTCTGA